The DNA region GCGTGCGCCCGACCGACGGCGTGGTGCCGACAGGCGATCGCTGCGTCACCAACATCGTCATGATGGGCATGGGTGAGCCGCTCTATAATTTCGAGGCGGTGCGCGATGCGTTGCTCATCGTTTCGGACGGCGACGGCATCGGCATCTCCAAGCGCCGCATCACCTTGTCGACCTCGGGCGTCGTGCCGATGATCGAGCGCGCCGGCAACGAGATCGGCTGCATGCTGGCGATCTCGCTGCATGCGGTGCGCGACGATCTGCGCAACGAGCTCGTGCCGCTCAACCGCAAATATCCGATCAAGGAACTGCTGAACGCCTGCCGCAACTATCCCGGCGCGTCGAACGCCAAGCGCATCACATTCGAGTACGTGATGCTCAAGGACGTCAACGACTCGATCGAAGATGCCAAGGCGCTGGTGCGGCTGCTGAAGGGCATCCCGGCCAAGATCAATCTCATCCCGTTCAATCCCTGGCCCGGCAGCAAGTACGAATGCTCCGATTGGGAGCAGATCGAGAAGTTCTCACAGGTCGTGTTCGATGCCGGCTATGCCTCGCCGGTGCGCACGCCGCGCGGCCGCGACATTCTCGCCGCCTGCGGCCAGCTCAAAAGCGCGACCGAAAAGCTCACCGCCCGCGAGCGCATGGCGTTGCGCGCGATGGCGATGGTGGATGAGTGAGCCGCTTGCCGGACAAGTGAATCTCATGTCCTTCCTCGGACGCCTCTTCGTCATCGCCTTCGCGCTGCTCTTCGCCATGCTGGCCGCAGGCATCGCCATTGCCATCGGCCTGTTGGGGCCGAACTGGCACGGCTTCACCGGCGACATCGTCGAGCGTGTCGGCTTCTGGTTTCTTGTGTTCTTCGGCGTCAGCTTCACCGGCGCCGTCGGTTTCCTGCCCGTGATGATGCTCGTGGCGCTGGCCGAAACTTTCAAGATCCGCTCGGCCCTCGTCTATGCCGGCGTCGGCGCGCTGCTGTTGCTGCTCGGCACGGCCGGCGGCCCGACCATCGGCGGCGAGGAATCGATCGATGCGCCGCCGCCGTTGCTGACGCGTCCCTTGGAGGTCGCGGCAGCCTCGGGCGCGGTGTTCGGCTTCGTCTATTGGCTGCTCGCCGGCCGCAATGCCGGCCGTTGGCGCGAGCGGCGGCAGCCTTCCGCTTAGCCCTGACCGTTCGCCCAGGCGAGCGCGGCCTCCAATCGATCATTGCCCCAGAACAATTCGCCGTCGGCGGTGATGAAGCTCGGCGCGCCGAAGATGCCGAGCCGCAATGCCTGTTCCGTCTGCTCGCGCAACGCGTCCTTGTTCGCTTGCGTGCGCGACTCCTCGATCACGGCATCCGGATTGCGTCCGAGCGCATTGATGACGTCGGCGACCGCGAAGGCCTCGCCGATATCGCGGCCGCGACCGAATTCGGCCGAATAGATGCCGCGGCAGAAGTCTTCACCCCACCCTTGCGCGAGCGCGATCAGCGCGACGCGCGCGGCGACGAGCGTGTTCTGCGGAAACACCGCGGGCTTCACGAACGGCAGTTTCTGCGCGGCGCAGATGCGCTCGATATCGCGCCACATATAGCGCCCCTTCGCCGGATAGATGTTGAACGGCGAATCCTCCCAGCCTTGTTGCGCCTTGAACACGGGGCCGAGCAGGAACGGCCGCCAGCGCACGGTGACGCCGGCGCTTTCGGCCAGCGGGCCGATGCGCATGGCCGCCGGATAAGAATAGGTCGACGCGAACTCAAACCAGAAGTCGAGTGTGCCCATAGGCCGCACTGTAACCCGCCGTCTTTCCATTTTCACCGGCCTCGGCTAGACCGCAGCCCGCATGAACCGTACCGGTCTCCTCATCGTCCTGGCCATCGGCGTCGTCGCCGGTCTGGTGTTCGGGCTCTTTCCCGGGCTCGACCTGGCGATCTCCGGCTATTTCTACCGCGTTGTCGACAGCGCCCAGAACACTTTTGCCTGGCGGCTTTATCCGCCGCTGATGATGGCGCGCGATGCGGGATTGTGGGTCGGCACGATTCTCATCGCGCCGTCCGTGGCGGCATTGGTGATCAAGCTGTTGCTGCCGCGCACCAAGCTCTTGATCTCCGGCCGCGCCATCCTTTTCCTCACGGCGACGATGGCGCTCGGTCCTGGGCTGCTGGTGAATGTCATTCTCAAGGATCATTGGGATCGGCCGCGGCCGATCGACGTCACCGAGTTCGGCGGCGTCGAGCATTTCATGCCGTGGTGGAAGCCGGGCGGCGATTGCCCGAGCAACTGCGCGTTTGTGTCCGGCGACGTTGCCGGCGCGTTCTGGACCATCGCGCCGGCCGCGCTGACGCCGCCGCAAGTCCGCGCCATCGCTTACGGCGCGGCGATCGCGCTCGGAACCGTGATGGCATGCTTCCGCATGATGGCGGGTGCGCACTTTCCGTCCGATGTGATCTTCGCCGGCGTCTTCACGTTCCTGATCATCTGGCTGTGCTATGCGTTGATCTATCGCTGGCCGCGCACGCGTCTTGAAGACGCGGATGTCGAGCGCGCGCTCGAGCGCATTGCGATGCCGGGATACAGCTTCATCGTCGGCATTTTCCGCAGGCGCAAAACGGATCTGTAGAGCGGCATCTATTGCCCGTTTGTTCCGCGACGCCGGCATGGACGGCGCGCGTGATTGCATCGCTAAGCCGCGCACGCGATGCTAGACTTCCCCTGACGTTAAAAAAATAACGAGGTCAGGGATGAGGAAACGAACCTGCGCCGCCTTTGGCGCGGCGCTGCTTGCATTCATGCTGAGCCTTCTGCCGACCAGCGCGGTCTTGGCCTATCCCGACCGGCCGATCACGCTCATCGTGCCCTTCGCGCCCGGCGGTCCCACCGACATCATCGCGCGTATTCTCGCGGAATCGCTCAGTCGCTCGCTTGGCCAGTCGGTGGTCGTCGACAACCGGCCGGGCGCCGCCGGCAACATCGGCATGAGCATGGCGGCCCGCGCGCAGCCCGACGGCTATACGCTGCTGCTGACGTCGACCGCCATTGCGGTCAATCCGGCGATCTACAAGAAGCTGTCCTACGATCCGTTCAAGGACTTCGCGCCGATCTCGGAGCTGGTGAATTCTCCGAACGTGCTCGTCGTCAAGCCGAGCAGCGGCATCAAGACGGTTGCCGACCTGGTCGCGCGCGCCAAGGCCGCGCCCGGCACCTTCAATTATTCCTCGCCCGGCGTCGGCACGAAATCGAATCTGACCGGCGAGGAACTCAAGCAGCGCGCGGACATCACGATGACCCACGTGCCCTATCGCGGCGCGGGTCCATCGGCTTTGGCGGTGCTCGAAGGGACGGTGCAGGTCGGCTCGGTCGCGTTGCCGGCGGCAGAGGCCATGATCAAATCCGGTCAGCTCACGGCGCTGGC from Pseudolabrys taiwanensis includes:
- the rlmN gene encoding 23S rRNA (adenine(2503)-C(2))-methyltransferase RlmN, which gives rise to MTLLETHTAPAIPGFVEKTPLERYVAPERPSLVGMSRAQLADALGTLGVPEGQRKMRVQQLWHWIYFRGFTVFDEMTSVSKDLRAKLAERFTLDRPEVIAEQVSVDGTRKWLLRLPGDPESGRPHEVECVYIPDTERGTLCVSSQVGCTLNCSFCHTGTQRLVRNLTAGEIVGQVLAARDKLGDWPGGVRPTDGVVPTGDRCVTNIVMMGMGEPLYNFEAVRDALLIVSDGDGIGISKRRITLSTSGVVPMIERAGNEIGCMLAISLHAVRDDLRNELVPLNRKYPIKELLNACRNYPGASNAKRITFEYVMLKDVNDSIEDAKALVRLLKGIPAKINLIPFNPWPGSKYECSDWEQIEKFSQVVFDAGYASPVRTPRGRDILAACGQLKSATEKLTARERMALRAMAMVDE
- a CDS encoding Bug family tripartite tricarboxylate transporter substrate binding protein; its protein translation is MRKRTCAAFGAALLAFMLSLLPTSAVLAYPDRPITLIVPFAPGGPTDIIARILAESLSRSLGQSVVVDNRPGAAGNIGMSMAARAQPDGYTLLLTSTAIAVNPAIYKKLSYDPFKDFAPISELVNSPNVLVVKPSSGIKTVADLVARAKAAPGTFNYSSPGVGTKSNLTGEELKQRADITMTHVPYRGAGPSALAVLEGTVQVGSVALPAAEAMIKSGQLTALAVTGPERWPDLPNVPTLIESGYPGFVSVTFSALFAPAGTPPDIVNLLAKACKDAFATKEAHEQARGIGFTVIAGTPKELGDRLAAEVPAVKALVTRAGLALQ
- a CDS encoding 2-hydroxychromene-2-carboxylate isomerase, with product MGTLDFWFEFASTYSYPAAMRIGPLAESAGVTVRWRPFLLGPVFKAQQGWEDSPFNIYPAKGRYMWRDIERICAAQKLPFVKPAVFPQNTLVAARVALIALAQGWGEDFCRGIYSAEFGRGRDIGEAFAVADVINALGRNPDAVIEESRTQANKDALREQTEQALRLGIFGAPSFITADGELFWGNDRLEAALAWANGQG
- a CDS encoding phosphatase PAP2 family protein, coding for MNRTGLLIVLAIGVVAGLVFGLFPGLDLAISGYFYRVVDSAQNTFAWRLYPPLMMARDAGLWVGTILIAPSVAALVIKLLLPRTKLLISGRAILFLTATMALGPGLLVNVILKDHWDRPRPIDVTEFGGVEHFMPWWKPGGDCPSNCAFVSGDVAGAFWTIAPAALTPPQVRAIAYGAAIALGTVMACFRMMAGAHFPSDVIFAGVFTFLIIWLCYALIYRWPRTRLEDADVERALERIAMPGYSFIVGIFRRRKTDL